From a single Lolium rigidum isolate FL_2022 chromosome 7, APGP_CSIRO_Lrig_0.1, whole genome shotgun sequence genomic region:
- the LOC124673862 gene encoding endoribonuclease Dicer homolog 4 isoform X3, with amino-acid sequence MQAARTSLSIDGDDLVQKEVDTTDSSTRFKNQYLNKAISILSSNILNGTHDDSFDLETLEEPFFSNKFVALINVLSGYSRIEENMKCIVFVKRITVARAIARVLQYLKCLDFWKCEFLVGCHSGLKNMSRHKMDAIVEKFSSGEVNLLIATSVGEEGLDIQTCCLVVRFDLPETVASFIQSRGRARMTKSKYVVLLERGNHSQEKLLNDYIDGEIIMNGEIDFRTSNDMFEYLEENTYQVNNTGASISTACSVSLLHRYCYNLPKDMYFNPSPAFIYIDDTEGIICRIILPPNAAFRQVDGQSFQSKDEAKRDACLKACMKLHELGALTDFLLPGSGSRKNKVSTTNGSTNNKHEDDLREELHEMLTPTVLKPSKCKLDCLLNLHFYYVQFIPIPADRNYRIFGLFVINPLPTEAEKLEVDLHLARGRIVKAGMRHLGTISFNEEQMMLARNFQEMFLKILLDRSEFTVSHVMLGNDETLQINSSFYLLLPIKQELYGDIFMIDWPTIERCLSSPIFKNPTGASMNGAYLPDESLRLLDNIYNKTDVVGSLIFAPHNKTFFVIDDILDELNARSEYSSATYEEHYKERFHINLSHPEQPLLHAKQLFNLHNLLHDRLRETTGRELMEHFVELPPELCTMKIIGFSKDMCSSLSLLPSLMCRLENLLVAIELKEAMLSSFSEASQISASGILEALTTERCLERISLERFEVLGDAFLKYIVGRHNFISYEGLDEGQLTSRRSAVVNNSNLYELSIRRNLQVYIRDQHFEPTQFIALGRPCKVVCNADTEVSIHPKNMNPDRQENCNLRCTKSHHWLHRKTIADVVESLVGAFLVEGGFKAAFAFLHWVGIDVDFEDSSFYRVLDESSINLSLMDHTNVAELEELIGYNFKFKGLILEAFVHPSFNKHSGGCYQKLEFLGDAVLEYLITSYLYSSYPDLTPGQITDLKSLAVNNYSLAYVAVQKCIHKYLIKDSNYLSAAVNKFENYIKLPNSEKDFVEEPACPKVLGDIVESCVAAVLLDSGFNLTYVWKLVLILLKPVLSFSDMHMNPMREIRELCQCHELKLGLPKPMKADGEYHVKVEVVINSEVISCAAANQNSKVARKLAAQEALCKLKKYGYTHKNKSLEEILHDARKKEPELLGYNEEPLKVEADICEEIKSLQISRERDANISFQNTEFPIGEILKPSNQRTAGDTKFFKADINNGGNNQLKVAMHNDCRPKGTQKTNKKEYHGDMVHKTARSFLFELCAANYWNPPEFELCKEEGPSHLPKFTYKVTVQIKGPSETLLECYSDAKLQKKAAQEHAAQGALWYLKQDGYLPKDEIRL; translated from the exons A TGCAGGCTGCAAGGACTTCTCTGTCAATTGATGGTGATGATTTGGTGCAAAAGGAGGTCGACACGACCGACAGTTCTACCAGATTTAAGAATCAGTACCTAAACAAAGCAATTTCTATTCTGAGTAGCAACATATTGAATG GTACCCATGATGATTCATTTGATCTAGAGACGCTAGAAGAACCTTTCTTCTCGAATAAATTTGTGGCTCTTATTAATGTCCTCTCAGGATACAG CAGGATAGAGGAAAACATGAAGTGCATAGTTTTCGTGAAAAGAATAACAGTCGCAAGAGCAATAGCACGCGTCCTCCAATACTTGAAATGCCTTGATTTTTGGAAATGTGAGTTCCTCGTGGGATGCCACTCGGGACTAAAGAACATGTCAAGGCACAAGATGGATGCTATTGTTGAAAAGTTTTCTTCTGGTGAG GTGAATCTTTTGATTGCTACTAGCGTAGGTGAAGAGGGTCTTGACATTCAGACTTGTTGCCTCGTTGTGCGGTTTGATCTTCCAGAAACTGTAGCTAGTTTTATCCAGTCCAGGGGACGAGCCCGGATGACTAAATCTAAATATGTTGTTCTTCTGGAGAG GGGAAATCATTCTCAAGAAAAATTGCTTAATGACTATATTGATGGTGAGATCATCATGAATGGAGAGATAGACTTCAGAACTTCGAATGATATGTTTGAGTACCTTGAGGAGAACACATATCAAGTGAATAACACAGGTGCTTCCATTAGCACAGCTTGCAGTGTATCTCTACTACATCGCTACTGCTACAACCTTCCCAAGGATAT GTATTTTAATCCTTCCCCAGCGTTCATCTACATTGATGACACTGAGGGAATAATCTGTCGAATAATTCTCCCACCAAATGCTGCTTTTCGTCAAGTGGATGGCCAATCGTTTCAatcaaaagatgaagctaagagagATGCATGCTTAAAAGCATGCATGAAACTTCATGAATTGGGTGCTTTGACAGATTTTCTTTTGCCAGGTTCAGGTTCAAGAAAGAACAAGGTATCAACAACAAATGGTTCAACAAACAATAAACATGAAG ATGATCTAAGGGAAGAGCTTCATGAGATGTTAACTCCCACAGTTCTCAAACCTTCAAAATGCAAACTGGACTGTCTGTTGAACTTGCATTTCTACTATGTTCAATTTATTCCCATACCAGCAGatagaaactatcggatatttggTCTTTTTGTGATCAATCCCCTTCCTACAGAAGCTGAAAAGTTGGAGGTTGATTTGCATCTTGCTCGTGGCAGGATTGTTAAAGCAGGAATGAGGCATTTAGGAACGATCTCATTTAACGAAGAACAG ATGATGCTTGCACGCAATTTCCAAGAAATGTTTCTGAAGATTCTTCTTGACAGATCTGAGTTCACTGTATCTCATGTTATGTTGGGCAATGATGAAACGTTACAGATTAATTCATCGTTTTACCTACTGCTTCCAATCAAGCAGGAATTATATGGTGATATATTTATGATTGACTGGCCAACAATTGAGCGCTGTTTATCGTCACCGATTTTTAAAAATCCAACTGGTGCGTCTATGAATGGAGCATATTTACCAGATGAGTCtttaaggcttcttgataatatctaCAATAAAACGGATGTCGTTGGAAGTTTAATCTTTGCTCCTCATAATAAGACATTTTTTGTCATTGATGACATTCTGGATGAACTAAATGCTAGAAGTGAGTACAGCAGTGCAACTTATGAAGAACATTACAAGGAAAG GTTTCATATCAATCTATCCCATCCTGAACAGCCACTTCTGCACGCTAAGCAGCTCTTCAACCTGCATAATTTGCTTCATGACCGACTACGGGAGACCACAG GACGTGAATTGATGGAGCACTTCGTGGAGTTGCCTCCAGAGCTATGCACCATGAAGATAATTGGGTTTTCAAAGGACATGTGTAGTTCTCTATCCTTATTACCATCCTTGATGTGTCGGTTGGAGAATCTGCTGGTAGCTATTGAGTTGAAGGAGGCCATGTTGTCTTCATTCTCAGAGGCTTCTCAAATCAGTGCTTCTGGT ATACTTGAAGCACTTACCACTGAAAGGTGTTTGGAGAGGATCTCCTTGGAGCGCTTTGAAGTCCTAGGTGATGCTTTTTTGAAGTACATAGTTGGACGTCACAACTTTATTTCGTATGAAGGACTTGATGAAGGGCAATTGACCAGCAGACGTTCTGCTGTAGTGAATAATTCAAATTTATATGAGTTATCAATCAGAAGAAATTTGCAG GTATACATACGGGACCAACACTTTGAACCGACACAGTTCATTGCACTAGGACGGCCTTGTAAAGTTGTTTGCAATGCTGACACAGAAGTGAGTATACACCCGAAGAATATGAACCCAGATAGACAAGAAAACTGCAACTTGAGGTGTACAAAGTCGCATCATTGGTTGCACAGGAAGACAATTGCGGATGTTGTTGAATCACTTGTGGGAGCATTTCTTGTTGAAGGTGGATTCAAAGCTGCATTTGCATTCCTTCACTGGGTGGGAATAGATGTTGATTTTGAAGATTCATCATTCTATAGAGTATTAGATGAAAGCTCCATAAATTTATCTCTCATGGACCACACCAATGTTGCTGAGCTTGAAGAGTTAATTGGTTACAATTTCAAATTTAAGGGTTTAATTCTTGAAGCATTTGTGCATCCTTCATTCAATAAACATTCTGGAGGATGCTATCAG AAACTGGAGTTTCTTGGAGATGCTGTTTTAGAATATTTGATTACCTCATACCTCTACTCAAGTTACCCTGATCTAACACCTGGTCAAATAACAGATTTAAAATCATTAGCTGTCAATAATTATTCTCTTGCATATGTTGCAGTCCAGAAATGTATCCATAAGTATCTTATAAAGGATTCAAATTATCTTTCGGCTGCTGTGAATAAGTTTGAGAATTACATTAAACTTCCAAATTCAGAGAAAGACTTTGTAGAAGAACCAGCATGTCCGAAG GTTCTTGGTGATATTGTCGAATCTTGTGTTGCTGCAGTTCTTTTAGATTCAGGATTCAACCTGACCTATGTTTGGAAGCTAGTGCTTATACTTCTAAAGCCAGTGTTGAGCTTCTCTGACATGCACATGAATCCTATGAGAGAAATTCGAGAACTTTGTCAATGTCATGAACTTAAGTTAGGCCTACCCAAACCTATGAAGGCTGATGGAGAGTACCATGTCAAAGTGGAAGTTGTCATAAACAGTGAGGTGATAAGTTGTGCCGCAGCAAACCAGAATTCAAAAGTCGCTAGAAAGTTGGCTGCGCAAGAAGCACtttgtaaactgaag AAATATGGATACACACATAAAAACAAGTCACTGGAAGAGATTTTGCATGATGCTAGGAAGAAAGAACCAGAACTACTAGGCTATAATGAAGAGCCATTGAAAGTTGAGGCTGACATATGTGAAGAAATTAAGAGTCTACAGATAAGTAGAGAAAGAGatgcaaacatctcttttcaaAATACAGAATTTCCGATTGGTGAGATTTTAAAACCCTCCAACCAAAGAACAGCAGGAGATACCAAGTTTTTCAAGGCTGATATCAATAACGGAGGGAATAATCAGCTCAAGGTTGCTATGCACAATGACTGTCGACCCAAGGGAACTCAGAAAACCAATAAAAAGGAGTATCATG GTGATATGGTACATAAAACAGCAAGGTCGTTCCTTTTTGAATTATGTGCTGCAAATTATTGGAACCCCCCTGAATTTGAGTTGTgcaaagaagaagggccaagccaCCTTCCAAA GTTCACTTACAAGGTTACTGTTCAGATCAAGGGACCGTCGGAGACACTTTTGGAGTGCTACAGCGATGCTAAACTACAGAAGAAGGCCGCCCAAGAGCATGCCGCGCAGGGGGCTCTGTGGTATCTCAAGCAAGATGGGTACCTACCAAAAGATGAAATCCGTCTCTAA